From one Musa acuminata AAA Group cultivar baxijiao chromosome BXJ2-6, Cavendish_Baxijiao_AAA, whole genome shotgun sequence genomic stretch:
- the LOC103986962 gene encoding subtilisin-like protease SBT2.3 isoform X1, with amino-acid sequence MEGVVAVHLLVLSLLGLYLRCLCQEDAAVYIVTMKQPSAAHYSDEVKRFGSSGVSAGASGAFNTLNKPRNASRTNTSYSSYLIRLQNLLLKRTLRGEKYLKLYSYHYLINGFAVLITPQQADKLSRRHEVANLMLDFSVRTATTHTPEFLGLPHGAWAQDGGPEVAGEGIVIGFIDTGIDPTHPSFSDTLSINHYPVPAHFSGICEVTRDFPSGSCNRKVVGARHFAASAIIRGMFNATQDYASPFDGDGHGTHTTSIAAGNHGIPVIVSGHHFGNASGMAPHAHIAVYKALYKSFGGFAADVVAAIDQAAQDGVDIISLSITPNRRPWGLATFFNPIDMSLLSAVKSGIFVVQAAGNTGPSPKSVSSFSPWIFTVGASAHDRVYNNWLLLGNNLTISGVGLAPGTDGDSMFPLISAIHAMKNNTTVANDMYLGECQDSSYLDEDLIDGKILICSYSIRFVLGLSSIKQALETAKNVSAVGVIFYMDPFVTGFHLNPIPMDMPGLIIPSTDDSKVFFDYYNSSLVRDDMSKSIIKYCGVANILGGLKANYSNTAPKVMYYSARGPDPEDNSLADADIMKPNLIAPGNFIWGAWSSVGTDSAEFEGESFAMISGTSMAAPHIAGLAALIKQKFPSFSPSAIASALSTTATLYDRQGGPIMAQRAYRNPDSNQSPATPFDMGSGFVNATAALDPGLIFDTGYDDFVSFLCGINGSGPIVLNYTGHTCEVSNMTGSDLNIPSITISLLNQLRVIVRTVTNVANDEYYHVSWSAPFGASVSVAPAQFFVASGQQQNLTIVLNATMNSSFASFGSIGLYGNLGHKSIIPLSVISKITQDTTPRRRKC; translated from the exons ATGGAGGGAGTTGTGGCGGTGCATTTATTGGTGCTGTCTCTTTTGGGTCTTTATCTGAGATGTCTTTGTCAAGAGGATGCTGCCGTGTACATTGTGACCATGAAGCAGCCCTCTGCAGCTCATTACTCTGATGAAGTGAAGAGGTTCGGGAGCAGCGGGGTAAGTGCCGGTGCCTCTGGGGCATTCAACACCCTCAACAAGCCAag GAATGCATCACGGACAAATACAAGTTACAGTTCATATTTGATTCGGCTTCAGAATTTGCTACTGAAAAGGACATTGAGAGGGGAGAAATATCTGAAGCTATATAGCTACCATTACTTGATTAATGGATTTGCTGTGCTTATCACCCCTCAACAG GCAGACAAGCTTTCTCGGAGGCATGAGGTAGCAAACTTAATGTTGGACTTCTCAGTTAGGACTGCAACTACACACACTCCTGAATTCTTAGGTCTGCCTCATGGAGCTTGGGCCCAAGATGGAGGTCCTGAAGTTGCTGGGGAAGGAATCGTTATTGGTTTTATTGACACAGGAATAGATCCTACACATCCCAGCTTCTCTGATACTCTTTCTATCAATCACTATCCTGTTCCTGCTCATTTTTCTGGTATTTGTGAAGTTACAAGAGATTTTCCATCTGGATCATGTAACAGAAAGGTTGTTGGTGCTCGTCATTTTGCTGCTTCTGCTATTATTAGGGGTATGTTCAATGCTACTCAGGACTATGCTTCACCATTTGATGGTGATGGTCATGGAAC GCACACAACCTCCATTGCTGCTGGCAATCATGGAATACCTGTTATTGTCTCAGGGCATCATTTTGGGAATGCAAGTGGCATGGCCCCTCATGCACA CATCGCTGTTTATAAAGCTCTGTACAAAAGCTTTGGAGGCTTTGCTGCTGATGTTGTTGCTGCAATAGATCAG GCAGCTCAAGATGGTGTTGATATCATAAGTTTATCTATCACACCGAATAGGCGTCCTTGGGGGCTAGCAACATTCTTCAATCCAATAGACATGTCATTGCTCTCAGCCGTAAAatctggaatatttgttgtacaaGCAGCAGGAAATACTGGACCTTCGCCAAAGAGTGTATCTTCCTTCAGCCCTTGGATATTTACTGTAGGTGCCTCTGCTCACGATAGAGTATACAATAACTGGCTACTGCTTGGTAACAATCTAACAATTTCAGGAGTTGGACTTGCAC CTGGAACAGATGGCGACTCAATGTTTCCTCTTATTTCTGCTATTCATGCCATGAAAAATAACACCACCGTAGCAAATGATATGTATTTGGGAGAATGCCAAGATTCAAGTTATCTAGATGAAGATCTGATTGATGGGAAGATATTGATCTGTAGCTATTCAATCAGATTTGTTCTGGGACTCTCTTCCATCAAACAAGCATTGGAGACAGCAAAGAATGTTAGCGCGGTTGGAGTTATATTCTACATGGATCCATTTGTTACTGGGTTTCATCTGAACCCAATTCCTATGGATATGCCAGGCCTTATAATACCATCTACAGATGACTCCAAG GTATTTTTTGACTACTATAATAGCTCCTTAGTGAGAGATGACATGTCGAAGAGCATCATCAAGTATTGTGGTGTTGCAAACATATTAGGAGGTCTTAAGGCTAACTACAGCAACACTGCCCCAAAAGTGATGTACTACTCTGCTAGAGGACCAGATCCAGAGGACAACTCCTTAGCCGATGCTGATATAATGAAACCTAATCTGATAGCTCCCGGTAATTTCATATGGGGTGCTTGGAGTTCTGTGGGAACTGACTCTGCCGAATTTGAAG GTGAGAGTTTTGCAATGATATCTGGTACAAGTATGGCTGCTCCACATATAGCAGGTCTAGCTGCTCTGATCAAGCAAAAGTTTCCTAGTTTTAGTCCTTCAGCCATTGCCTCGGCCCTCTCCACAACTGCCACGCTATATGACAGGCAAGGTGGCCCCATAATGGCCCAACGAGCTTACAGAAATCCAGATTCCAACCAGTCTCCTGCGACACCATTTGACATGGGCAGCGGCTTTGTTAATGCAACTGCTGCACTAGACCCGGGACTTATCTTCGATACAG GTTATGATGACTTCGTTTCCTTTCTTTGTGGCATCAATGGATCCGGTCCCATAGTACTAAACTACACCGGTCATACCTGTGAGGTTTCTAACATGACAGGCTCAGATCTGAATATTCCTTCCATTACAATATCACTGCTCAATCAATTGAGAGTTATCGTGAGAACAGTCACCAACGTAGCAAATGACGAGTATTACCATGTCAGCTGGAGTGCTCCTTTTGGAGCTTCAGTTTCTGTGGCGCCGGCTCAGTTTTTTGTTGCAAGTGGACAGCAACAAAACTTGACTATTGTACTAAACGcaaccatgaattcttcctttgcTAGCTTCGGCAGTATCGGGCTTTATGGCAACCTAGGCCATAAGTCCATCATTCCTTTGTCTGTCATCTCTAAGATCACACAAGACACCACACCAAGGAGAAGGAAATGCTGA
- the LOC103986959 gene encoding early nodulin-93-like, translating into MHLTTRTLPYLGTFFLSPSFCSCNLAGRMSSVTRAALDQKLAMAKRCAHEGVVAGAKAAVVASVAAAIPTLASVRMLPWARANLNPTAQALIISTVAGAAYFIVADKTVLATARRNSFQSTHQVNTHIPKN; encoded by the exons ATGCATCTCACAACTCGAACCCTTCCCTACCTCGGTACCTTCTTCCTCTCACCGTCATTCTGCTCTTGCAACTTAGCAGGAAGGATGAGTTCAGTCACTCGTGCCGCTCTGGATCAGAAGTTGGCCATGGCCAAGCGCTGTGCCCATG AGGGAGTCGTGGCGGGGGCAAAGGCGGCCGTCGTCGCAAGTGTTGCAGCTGCCATCCCCACA TTGGCTAGCGTTAGGATGCTGCCATGGGCGAGGGCCAACCTCAATCCTACTGCTCAAGCCCTCATCATCTCCACAG TCGCAGGAGCAGCCTACTTCATAGTTGCGGACAAGACGGTGTTGGCCACTGCCAGGAGGAACTCCTTTCAGAGCACTCACCAAGTGAACACTCATATCCCCAAGAACTAA
- the LOC103986961 gene encoding early nodulin-93-like gives MGSVTQAALDQKLAMAKRCSHEGAMAGAKAAVVASVAAAIPTLASVRMLPWARSNLNPTAQALIISTAAGAAYFIVADKTVLASARKNSFKNSYQGNSD, from the exons ATGGGTTCCGTCACTCAGGCCGCTCTGGATCAGAAGCTGGCCATGGCCAAGCGCTGTTCCCATG AGGGAGCCATGGCGGGAGCAAAGGCGGCCGTCGTCGCAAGTGTTGCAGCTGCCATCCCGACG TTGGCTAGCGTTAGGATGCTGCCATGGGCGAGGTCCAACCTCAATCCTACTGCTCAAGCCCTCATCATCTCCACAG CCGCGGGAGCGGCCTACTTCATAGTCGCCGACAAGACGGTGCTGGCATCGGCCAGGAAGAACTCCTTCAAGAACAGTTACCAAGGCAACTCTGACTGA
- the LOC135614364 gene encoding tubulin beta-7 chain-like, translating to MREILHIQAGQCGNQIGAKFWEVICDEHAIDATGAYAGDSDLQLERISVYFNEAVGARYVPRAVLVDLEPGTMDAVRSGPFGRIFRPDNFIYGQSGAGNNWAKGHYTEGAELVDAVLDVVRSEVEKCDCLQGFQLCHSLGGGTGSGMGTLLISKIREEYPDRMMLTFSVFPSPKVSDTVVEPYNATLSVHQLVENADESMVLDNEALYDICFRTLKLTTPTFGDLNHLISATMSGVTCCLRFPGQLNSDLRKLAVNLIPFPRLHFFMVGFAPLTSRGSQQYYALTVPELTQQMWDAKNMMCAADPRHGRYLTASAMFRGKMSTKEVDEQMINVQNKNSSYFVEWIPNNVKSSVCDIPPKGLKMASTFVGNSTAIQEMFSRVSEQFTLMFRRKAFLHWYTGEGMDEMEFTEAESNMNDLVAEYQQYQDATAEEYEVEEEEEEEAA from the exons ATGAGGGAGATCCTCCACATCCAGGCGGGGCAGTGCGGAAACCAGATCGGCGCCAAGTTCTGGGAGGTGATCTGTGATGAACACGCGATCGACGCCACCGGGGCGTACGCCGGTGACTCCGACCTCCAGCTCGAGCGCATCAGCGTCTACTTCAACGAGGCCGTCGGTGCTCGGTACGTGCCGCGGGCCGTCCTGGTGGACCTCGAGCCCGGCACCATGGACGCTGTCCGCTCCGGGCCCTTCGGTCGCATCTTCCGCCCCGACAACTTCATCTACGGCCAGTCCGGCGCCGGAAACAACTGGGCAAAGGGCCACTATACCGAGGGTGCCGAACTCGTCGACGCTGTGCTCGACGTCGTCCGCTCCGAGGTCGAGAAGTGCGATTGCTTGCAAG GATTCCAGCTATGTCATTCTCTGGGAGGTGGCACTGGATCTGGCATGGGCACTCTTCTTATCTCAAAGATCAGAGAGGAATATCCAGATCGTATGATGCTCACCTTTTCCGTCTTTCCATCACCAAAGGTCTCGGATACAGTAGTAGAGCCATACAATGCTACTCTTTCAGTTCATCAACTTGTTGAGAACGCTGATGAAAGTATGGTCCTTGACAATGAAGCTCTCTATGACATCTGTTTTCGCACTCTCAAGCTCACCACACCTACCT TTGGTGACCTGAATCACCTTATCTCGGCCACCATGAGTGGTGTCACATGTTGCTTAAGATTCCCTGGTCAGCTTAACTCTGACCTCCGGAAACTGGCAGTCAACTTGATCCCTTTTCCCCGCCTCCATTTCTTCATGGTTGGATTTGCACCCTTGACTTCAAGAGGCTCACAGCAGTATTATGCCCTCACCGTGCCGGAACTGACCCAGCAGATGTGGGATGCTAAGAACATGATGTGTGCTGCTGATCCACGCCATGGGCGCTATCTCACTGCTTCAGCCATGTTCCGAGGAAAAATGAGCACAAAAGAAGTGGATGAACAGATGATCAATGTCCAAAACAAAAACTCCTCCTACTTTGTGGAGTGGATACCAAACAATGTCAAATCTAGCGTGTGCGACATCCCACCGAAAGGGCTGAAGATGGCATCGACCTTTGTTGGGAACTCAACCGCCATTCAGGAAATGTTCAGCCGGGTCAGTGAACAGTTCACGCTTATGTTCAGGAGGAAGGCCTTCTTGCACTGGTACACCGGTGAGGGGATGGACGAGATGGAGTTCACTGAGGCAGAGAGTAATATGAATGATTTGGTCGCCGAGTACCAGCAGTACCAGGATGCGACAGCTGAGGAGTAcgaggtggaggaagaagaagaggaagaggctgCCTGA
- the LOC103986962 gene encoding subtilisin-like protease SBT2.3 isoform X2, with protein sequence MLDFSVRTATTHTPEFLGLPHGAWAQDGGPEVAGEGIVIGFIDTGIDPTHPSFSDTLSINHYPVPAHFSGICEVTRDFPSGSCNRKVVGARHFAASAIIRGMFNATQDYASPFDGDGHGTHTTSIAAGNHGIPVIVSGHHFGNASGMAPHAHIAVYKALYKSFGGFAADVVAAIDQAAQDGVDIISLSITPNRRPWGLATFFNPIDMSLLSAVKSGIFVVQAAGNTGPSPKSVSSFSPWIFTVGASAHDRVYNNWLLLGNNLTISGVGLAPGTDGDSMFPLISAIHAMKNNTTVANDMYLGECQDSSYLDEDLIDGKILICSYSIRFVLGLSSIKQALETAKNVSAVGVIFYMDPFVTGFHLNPIPMDMPGLIIPSTDDSKVFFDYYNSSLVRDDMSKSIIKYCGVANILGGLKANYSNTAPKVMYYSARGPDPEDNSLADADIMKPNLIAPGNFIWGAWSSVGTDSAEFEGESFAMISGTSMAAPHIAGLAALIKQKFPSFSPSAIASALSTTATLYDRQGGPIMAQRAYRNPDSNQSPATPFDMGSGFVNATAALDPGLIFDTGYDDFVSFLCGINGSGPIVLNYTGHTCEVSNMTGSDLNIPSITISLLNQLRVIVRTVTNVANDEYYHVSWSAPFGASVSVAPAQFFVASGQQQNLTIVLNATMNSSFASFGSIGLYGNLGHKSIIPLSVISKITQDTTPRRRKC encoded by the exons ATGTTGGACTTCTCAGTTAGGACTGCAACTACACACACTCCTGAATTCTTAGGTCTGCCTCATGGAGCTTGGGCCCAAGATGGAGGTCCTGAAGTTGCTGGGGAAGGAATCGTTATTGGTTTTATTGACACAGGAATAGATCCTACACATCCCAGCTTCTCTGATACTCTTTCTATCAATCACTATCCTGTTCCTGCTCATTTTTCTGGTATTTGTGAAGTTACAAGAGATTTTCCATCTGGATCATGTAACAGAAAGGTTGTTGGTGCTCGTCATTTTGCTGCTTCTGCTATTATTAGGGGTATGTTCAATGCTACTCAGGACTATGCTTCACCATTTGATGGTGATGGTCATGGAAC GCACACAACCTCCATTGCTGCTGGCAATCATGGAATACCTGTTATTGTCTCAGGGCATCATTTTGGGAATGCAAGTGGCATGGCCCCTCATGCACA CATCGCTGTTTATAAAGCTCTGTACAAAAGCTTTGGAGGCTTTGCTGCTGATGTTGTTGCTGCAATAGATCAG GCAGCTCAAGATGGTGTTGATATCATAAGTTTATCTATCACACCGAATAGGCGTCCTTGGGGGCTAGCAACATTCTTCAATCCAATAGACATGTCATTGCTCTCAGCCGTAAAatctggaatatttgttgtacaaGCAGCAGGAAATACTGGACCTTCGCCAAAGAGTGTATCTTCCTTCAGCCCTTGGATATTTACTGTAGGTGCCTCTGCTCACGATAGAGTATACAATAACTGGCTACTGCTTGGTAACAATCTAACAATTTCAGGAGTTGGACTTGCAC CTGGAACAGATGGCGACTCAATGTTTCCTCTTATTTCTGCTATTCATGCCATGAAAAATAACACCACCGTAGCAAATGATATGTATTTGGGAGAATGCCAAGATTCAAGTTATCTAGATGAAGATCTGATTGATGGGAAGATATTGATCTGTAGCTATTCAATCAGATTTGTTCTGGGACTCTCTTCCATCAAACAAGCATTGGAGACAGCAAAGAATGTTAGCGCGGTTGGAGTTATATTCTACATGGATCCATTTGTTACTGGGTTTCATCTGAACCCAATTCCTATGGATATGCCAGGCCTTATAATACCATCTACAGATGACTCCAAG GTATTTTTTGACTACTATAATAGCTCCTTAGTGAGAGATGACATGTCGAAGAGCATCATCAAGTATTGTGGTGTTGCAAACATATTAGGAGGTCTTAAGGCTAACTACAGCAACACTGCCCCAAAAGTGATGTACTACTCTGCTAGAGGACCAGATCCAGAGGACAACTCCTTAGCCGATGCTGATATAATGAAACCTAATCTGATAGCTCCCGGTAATTTCATATGGGGTGCTTGGAGTTCTGTGGGAACTGACTCTGCCGAATTTGAAG GTGAGAGTTTTGCAATGATATCTGGTACAAGTATGGCTGCTCCACATATAGCAGGTCTAGCTGCTCTGATCAAGCAAAAGTTTCCTAGTTTTAGTCCTTCAGCCATTGCCTCGGCCCTCTCCACAACTGCCACGCTATATGACAGGCAAGGTGGCCCCATAATGGCCCAACGAGCTTACAGAAATCCAGATTCCAACCAGTCTCCTGCGACACCATTTGACATGGGCAGCGGCTTTGTTAATGCAACTGCTGCACTAGACCCGGGACTTATCTTCGATACAG GTTATGATGACTTCGTTTCCTTTCTTTGTGGCATCAATGGATCCGGTCCCATAGTACTAAACTACACCGGTCATACCTGTGAGGTTTCTAACATGACAGGCTCAGATCTGAATATTCCTTCCATTACAATATCACTGCTCAATCAATTGAGAGTTATCGTGAGAACAGTCACCAACGTAGCAAATGACGAGTATTACCATGTCAGCTGGAGTGCTCCTTTTGGAGCTTCAGTTTCTGTGGCGCCGGCTCAGTTTTTTGTTGCAAGTGGACAGCAACAAAACTTGACTATTGTACTAAACGcaaccatgaattcttcctttgcTAGCTTCGGCAGTATCGGGCTTTATGGCAACCTAGGCCATAAGTCCATCATTCCTTTGTCTGTCATCTCTAAGATCACACAAGACACCACACCAAGGAGAAGGAAATGCTGA